In a genomic window of Gossypium arboreum isolate Shixiya-1 chromosome 7, ASM2569848v2, whole genome shotgun sequence:
- the LOC108476331 gene encoding uncharacterized protein LOC108476331, which produces MTNLEDLIGGQVALAQKSGTPVKNHMLKLMGFFKEVENNEVELDVNTQNKIVFKSLTKEFPGFKVTYNLGNKTLTLTQLMKELKFFELMLNDGKLVQEKLEANLVMGPSSSKRKQKAKGKKKPTKSSVPPHVDRKKTKKLKDPKKNDCFFYNRKGHFGLIK; this is translated from the coding sequence ATGACAAATTTGGAGGATTTGATCGGAGGTCAAGTTGCATTGGCTCAAAAATCTGGTACTCCGGTCAAAAACCATATGCTTAAGCTTATGGGATTCTTTAAGGAAGTGGAGAACAATGAGGTTGAACTAGATGTGAACACTCAAAATAAGATAGTGTTCAAATCCTTAACTAAGGAATTTCCTGGTTTTAAGGTCACTTACAACTTGGGGAATAAGACGCTTACCTTGACTCAACTTATgaaggaattaaaattttttGAGTTGATGTTGAATGATGGTAAGTTGGTTCAGGAGAAACTTGAAGCAAACTTAGTTATGGGTCCCTCGTCCTCTAAAAGGAAGCAAAAAGCTAAGGGAAAGAAGAAACCGACTAAGTCTTCAGTTCCACCTCATGTGGATAGGAAGAAGACTAAGAAGTTAAAAGATCCTAAAAAGAATGACTGCTTTTTCTACAACaggaaagggcattttggtttgATAAAGTAG